A window from Dehalococcoidia bacterium encodes these proteins:
- a CDS encoding ABC transporter substrate-binding protein, which yields MHQATRIDVSIPFSNVYIGLLRKDPVDGETVIPSMAKAWTISPDGTEYILTLQPGIKWHDGQALTTEAVAWSLNRMARPPRGVISPRASGLLVGMVQAEALDAARVRITLDAPSGSFLDRLANDWITVLPKHILDKKQGDALDVVVGTGAFKFVRYNANVSVELTKNKEYFVPARPYLDGITFFIIPEDRTAFAALRTGRVQLTTVASRAISATEAELVESDPDLSKKILVERYASPSKNGFMPNNEIAPWKDVRVRRAASLAMDRQAAVTIAKDAVIGGYLSPRTKWGIPVEELVKRPGFRQPKDQDIAEAKRLMADAGYANGIDIPLLCRLGFDCEQMAPLLGSDLARIGIRAKIVPTATNVLTEIFNKGQYSAALYSATAPLADPDSLLTSYLTGDGRNWSRFGDAQVDAWFKEQSRTLDQSKRLEIVRKIEERLLELEPLPSLYFRDYLRARWRTVKGFRSGPDLFQDENLEYAWLDK from the coding sequence ATGCATCAGGCGACCCGCATTGACGTCTCAATCCCCTTCAGTAACGTTTACATCGGTCTCCTTCGGAAGGACCCTGTTGATGGTGAAACAGTCATCCCCTCCATGGCAAAAGCATGGACGATCAGCCCCGATGGGACTGAATACATACTCACGTTGCAGCCCGGCATCAAGTGGCACGACGGACAGGCGTTGACGACAGAGGCAGTGGCGTGGAGCCTGAACCGGATGGCGCGCCCGCCGAGGGGGGTCATCAGCCCGAGGGCGAGCGGCCTCCTCGTCGGGATGGTGCAGGCCGAAGCTCTGGACGCTGCGCGCGTTCGTATCACCCTGGACGCCCCGAGCGGCTCCTTCCTCGACAGGCTGGCGAACGACTGGATCACCGTCTTGCCCAAACACATCCTGGACAAAAAACAGGGTGACGCGCTGGATGTCGTTGTAGGCACCGGAGCATTCAAATTTGTGCGGTACAACGCCAACGTCAGCGTCGAGCTGACGAAGAACAAGGAGTACTTTGTACCAGCGCGGCCTTACCTGGATGGCATCACCTTCTTCATCATCCCGGAAGACCGCACAGCGTTTGCCGCCCTGCGGACAGGGCGGGTGCAGCTCACCACCGTTGCGTCCCGCGCCATCAGCGCCACTGAAGCCGAGCTCGTCGAAAGCGATCCGGACCTGAGTAAGAAGATCCTGGTGGAGCGCTATGCGTCTCCCTCCAAGAACGGCTTCATGCCCAACAATGAAATCGCACCCTGGAAGGATGTCCGCGTCCGGCGTGCGGCGAGCCTGGCGATGGACCGTCAGGCCGCGGTGACAATAGCCAAGGACGCAGTCATCGGAGGCTATTTGAGCCCCCGCACCAAGTGGGGCATACCTGTTGAAGAGCTTGTCAAGCGGCCCGGATTCCGGCAGCCGAAGGACCAGGACATCGCGGAGGCCAAGCGGCTGATGGCTGACGCCGGCTATGCGAATGGAATCGATATCCCCCTCCTCTGCCGCCTGGGTTTCGACTGCGAGCAAATGGCTCCCCTGCTGGGGTCTGATCTTGCCAGGATCGGCATTCGAGCGAAAATCGTTCCAACGGCGACCAATGTCCTTACAGAGATATTCAACAAGGGTCAGTACAGCGCTGCCCTTTACTCCGCGACCGCGCCGCTGGCCGACCCGGACAGCCTCCTGACGTCGTATCTGACCGGCGATGGGCGCAACTGGAGCCGGTTCGGCGACGCGCAGGTTGACGCATGGTTCAAGGAGCAAAGCCGCACGCTTGACCAGAGCAAGCGTCTTGAGATCGTACGCAAGATTGAGGAACGGCTGCTGGAACTGGAGCCACTGCCGAGCCTGTACTTCCGTGACTACCTCCGCGCGCGCTGGAGGACTGTGAAGGGCTTTAGAAGCGGCCCTGACCTTTTCCAGGACGAGAATCTGGAGTATGCGTGGCTGGACAAATAG
- a CDS encoding ABC transporter permease: MAAVGALIIVAALGAAIFAPIIALSDPLKVDTSRILVPPGRAAPLGTDFLGRDVLSRIIYGARISLYVAVSSITVSLIAGALLGGVGAYFGSRIDMPIQRVMDAMMAFPSLVLALALMASLGPNLNNVVAAIAIVYTPRTARIIRSAVLAVKANQYTEAARAVGCSHVRILWRHIAPNCVAPVIVIATVNLGVAISIEGSLSFIGVGVPPPTPSWGNMVAGAAIEMAQKAPYLPLFPGIALTLTVLGFNLLGDALRDMLDPRLRTR; encoded by the coding sequence ATGGCGGCGGTTGGCGCACTGATTATAGTTGCCGCGCTCGGGGCTGCGATTTTCGCGCCCATCATTGCCTTGAGTGACCCGCTCAAAGTGGACACCAGCCGTATCCTGGTCCCGCCGGGCCGGGCTGCTCCACTGGGGACTGACTTCCTAGGAAGAGATGTGCTGAGCCGCATTATTTATGGCGCTCGGATATCGCTGTACGTGGCGGTTTCATCAATAACGGTTTCCCTGATAGCTGGAGCACTGCTGGGAGGCGTCGGAGCATACTTTGGCTCCAGGATTGACATGCCGATCCAGCGGGTCATGGATGCGATGATGGCTTTCCCGAGCCTGGTCCTTGCCCTGGCGCTTATGGCATCCCTGGGACCAAATCTGAACAATGTCGTTGCCGCAATAGCAATCGTTTACACGCCGAGAACGGCGAGAATCATACGTTCAGCAGTGTTGGCTGTCAAAGCTAACCAGTACACCGAGGCGGCGCGCGCGGTGGGTTGCTCGCATGTCCGGATTTTATGGCGGCATATCGCCCCCAACTGCGTTGCCCCGGTCATCGTCATCGCAACCGTGAACCTGGGCGTCGCCATCTCGATAGAAGGGTCTCTCAGCTTTATCGGTGTCGGCGTTCCACCTCCAACGCCATCCTGGGGTAATATGGTCGCCGGCGCCGCCATCGAGATGGCCCAGAAAGCTCCGTACCTGCCGCTGTTCCCGGGGATCGCCCTGACTCTGACAGTCCTCGGCTTTAACCTCCTTGGCGACGCGCTGCGGGACATGCTGGACCCTCGCCTGCGGACGCGGTAA
- a CDS encoding glutamate-5-semialdehyde dehydrogenase, whose amino-acid sequence MTLASAQQELETKGKRARQAARQLARLSTDVKNRALLTIADALKSREEEILAANQKDCAQGRKDGLTDALLDRLLLDPKRLAGMAADVRGVAALPDPIGEVADMRTLPNGLVIGKRRVPLGVIATVYESRPNVTVDISVLCLKSGNACILRGGKEAIHSNAALARVVRDAIAQAGAPADAVQFIESTDRALVDRMLQMKGVIDLLIPRGGDGLIRYVAEHAAIPVITGGVGVCHAYVDKSADLEKAVRIVFNAKVQRPTVCNALDCVLIHKDAAAKGLPLIAKEMAKAGVELRCDGRALALLAGDKGLRAVPATEQDWGKEFLSLVAAIKVVDSEEEALQHIEKYGSGHSEAIITEDYSAAMRFLDDVDAACVYVNASTRFTDGGQFGLGAEVGISTQKMHARGPMGLRELTSYKWVIYGNGQVRP is encoded by the coding sequence ATGACCCTCGCAAGCGCACAGCAGGAGCTGGAGACCAAAGGCAAGCGCGCCCGGCAGGCCGCCCGGCAGCTCGCCCGGCTCTCCACCGACGTTAAGAACAGGGCGCTGCTCACAATAGCGGACGCCCTGAAGTCGCGCGAGGAGGAAATCCTCGCCGCCAATCAGAAGGACTGCGCCCAGGGCCGGAAGGACGGGCTGACCGACGCCCTGCTGGACAGGCTGCTGCTCGACCCGAAGCGGCTCGCGGGCATGGCCGCGGACGTGCGCGGCGTCGCCGCGCTGCCCGACCCCATCGGCGAGGTCGCGGACATGCGCACGTTGCCCAACGGCCTGGTCATCGGCAAGCGGCGCGTGCCCCTGGGGGTCATCGCCACCGTGTACGAGAGCCGCCCCAACGTGACCGTGGACATCTCCGTCCTCTGCCTCAAGTCCGGCAACGCCTGCATTTTGCGCGGCGGCAAGGAGGCCATCCACTCGAACGCCGCGCTGGCCCGCGTCGTGCGCGACGCCATCGCCCAGGCGGGCGCGCCCGCCGACGCCGTCCAGTTCATCGAGAGCACCGACCGCGCGCTGGTGGACAGGATGCTCCAGATGAAGGGTGTCATTGACCTGCTCATCCCGCGCGGCGGCGACGGACTCATCCGCTACGTGGCGGAGCACGCCGCCATCCCCGTCATCACCGGCGGCGTCGGCGTCTGCCACGCGTACGTGGACAAGAGCGCGGACCTGGAGAAGGCCGTGCGCATCGTCTTCAACGCCAAGGTGCAGCGACCCACCGTCTGCAACGCGCTCGACTGCGTCCTCATCCACAAGGACGCCGCCGCGAAGGGGCTGCCGCTCATCGCGAAGGAGATGGCGAAGGCGGGCGTGGAGCTGCGCTGCGACGGCCGCGCGCTGGCGCTGCTGGCGGGCGACAAGGGCCTGCGGGCTGTCCCCGCCACCGAGCAGGACTGGGGCAAGGAGTTCCTGAGCCTGGTGGCCGCCATTAAGGTGGTGGACAGCGAGGAGGAGGCGCTTCAGCACATCGAAAAGTACGGCTCCGGCCATTCGGAGGCCATCATCACCGAGGACTACTCGGCGGCGATGCGCTTCCTGGACGACGTGGACGCCGCCTGCGTGTACGTGAACGCCAGCACGCGATTCACGGACGGCGGGCAGTTCGGCCTCGGCGCGGAGGTGGGCATCAGCACGCAGAAGATGCACGCCCGCGGGCCGATGGGCCTGCGCGAGCTGACCAGCTACAAATGGGTCATTTACGGGAACGGGCAGGTGCGCCCGTAA
- a CDS encoding ABC transporter permease has translation MFAYVIRRLILFIPVLLGVSLIIFLVMRIVPGDAAYATLAGRGGEGIVTEEALATMRQRLGLNKPYPQQYLDWVWGMARLDFGTSLTTRVPVWKEVTQRLPITIELAVLTALIATAVAVPVGTFSALHQDTPLDYILRIVTIIGLAAPTFWIGTLTIMALVRYFDWIPPLGFSSVLDDPWTNFQQIIWPAVGLGYHHVAVIARMTRSSMLEVLRQEYVRTAWAKGLRQRVVINRHALKNAMMPVVTLIGVQFAVLLGGTVIMESIFSIPGMGRALIEGIQLRDYTVVQGCVVIFALLILIVNLLVDLLYAWLDPRIGYGAS, from the coding sequence ATGTTTGCCTATGTGATTCGCAGACTGATCCTGTTTATCCCTGTTCTGCTGGGCGTATCCTTGATCATCTTCCTTGTGATGCGCATAGTCCCCGGAGACGCGGCCTACGCGACGCTGGCCGGACGCGGAGGTGAGGGAATTGTCACAGAGGAAGCCCTTGCCACAATGCGGCAGCGCCTCGGGCTAAACAAGCCTTATCCGCAGCAATATCTCGACTGGGTCTGGGGGATGGCCCGGCTCGACTTTGGCACGTCGCTGACCACACGCGTACCCGTGTGGAAGGAGGTGACGCAGCGGTTGCCTATCACCATTGAGTTGGCGGTCCTTACAGCGCTCATTGCCACCGCGGTCGCGGTGCCCGTGGGCACATTTTCAGCGTTGCATCAAGATACGCCGCTTGATTACATACTCCGAATCGTCACAATCATCGGCCTGGCCGCACCCACGTTCTGGATAGGGACACTTACAATCATGGCGTTGGTACGCTACTTTGACTGGATCCCGCCGCTGGGATTCTCCAGCGTGCTGGACGATCCCTGGACAAACTTCCAGCAAATCATCTGGCCCGCCGTCGGCCTGGGTTACCACCACGTCGCGGTTATCGCACGGATGACGCGCTCCTCCATGTTGGAGGTGTTGCGGCAAGAGTACGTGCGCACGGCGTGGGCCAAGGGCCTGCGCCAGCGGGTGGTGATCAACCGTCACGCGCTGAAGAATGCCATGATGCCGGTCGTCACGCTCATTGGTGTGCAGTTTGCCGTGCTTCTGGGTGGTACGGTCATCATGGAAAGCATCTTCTCCATTCCGGGCATGGGCAGGGCTCTCATAGAGGGGATTCAGCTTCGCGACTACACGGTGGTCCAGGGTTGTGTCGTCATCTTTGCGCTTCTCATTCTCATTGTGAACCTTCTGGTAGACCTGTTGTATGCGTGGCTTGATCCGAGGATCGGCTATGGAGCCTCCTGA
- a CDS encoding MFS transporter, with protein sequence MTVDHSDPRWQKNLYALALVQFLSLLSFSAVTPIFPLFMQELGVKNLEEAAFWAGVSQFSSGFCAFLAGPLWGALADRYGRKPMVVRASAAGIVLVALSGLAPSVLILILTRAAYGAFTGVASAASALVASEVPRGRLAFALGLLQVSFFLGLMVGPLVGGVLADAFGHRVPFFVMAGLQGVALLIVVRYVHERFSPVARADKRIHPIRDVRLVLGLPHVVPLLWVLLAIGFGPFMLQPIMAVFMQGMVAEGAATAAGVALSVIGLTSSVASLVVGRWGQSNTLLRAVVVAAFAASVFYVPLVWVQSSMASALLFGVIGLCQGTLVTAINSLLSTSVPREHQGAVFGVVQSANALSVGMAALFGGTMTVALGIRSVFVADAALFFVLGVATLRVLRARGPDATRRKTEGGS encoded by the coding sequence GTGACTGTTGACCACTCCGACCCCCGCTGGCAGAAGAACCTCTACGCGCTGGCGCTGGTGCAGTTCCTGTCCCTTCTCTCCTTCAGCGCGGTCACTCCCATCTTTCCCCTGTTCATGCAAGAGCTCGGGGTGAAAAACCTCGAGGAAGCGGCGTTCTGGGCGGGCGTATCGCAGTTCTCCAGCGGCTTCTGCGCCTTCCTGGCGGGCCCGCTGTGGGGCGCGCTGGCCGACCGCTACGGACGCAAGCCGATGGTGGTGCGCGCGTCCGCGGCCGGCATCGTGCTGGTGGCGCTTTCGGGTCTGGCGCCCAGTGTGCTCATCCTGATCCTGACGCGCGCGGCGTACGGGGCGTTTACCGGCGTCGCCTCGGCGGCGTCCGCGCTGGTCGCGTCCGAGGTCCCGCGGGGGCGTCTGGCATTCGCGCTGGGACTCTTGCAAGTGTCGTTCTTCCTGGGGTTGATGGTCGGGCCGCTCGTGGGCGGCGTCCTGGCGGACGCATTCGGGCATCGCGTCCCGTTCTTCGTGATGGCCGGCCTGCAGGGCGTGGCGCTCCTCATTGTCGTGCGGTACGTGCACGAGAGGTTCAGTCCCGTCGCGAGAGCCGACAAGAGGATTCACCCCATCCGCGATGTCCGGCTGGTGCTGGGCCTGCCGCACGTTGTGCCTCTGCTGTGGGTGCTGCTTGCCATAGGCTTCGGCCCGTTCATGCTCCAGCCCATCATGGCGGTCTTCATGCAAGGCATGGTTGCGGAGGGGGCCGCGACCGCCGCGGGCGTGGCGCTGTCGGTCATCGGGCTGACGAGCTCGGTGGCGTCGCTGGTCGTGGGCCGCTGGGGGCAGTCGAATACCCTGCTGCGGGCCGTCGTGGTCGCCGCCTTCGCCGCGTCGGTCTTCTACGTTCCCCTGGTCTGGGTGCAGTCAAGCATGGCGTCCGCCCTTCTGTTCGGCGTGATCGGGCTGTGCCAGGGGACGCTGGTCACGGCGATTAACTCCCTGCTGAGCACGTCGGTCCCGCGCGAGCACCAGGGCGCGGTGTTCGGCGTTGTCCAGAGCGCCAACGCGCTCTCCGTGGGGATGGCGGCCCTGTTTGGGGGGACGATGACCGTGGCGCTGGGGATCAGGTCGGTCTTCGTCGCCGACGCGGCGCTGTTCTTCGTGCTGGGCGTGGCGACGTTGCGGGTGCTCCGGGCGCGGGGGCCTGACGCAACGCGCCGCAAGACCGAGGGCGGCTCGTGA
- a CDS encoding DNA methyltransferase: MKTNVLYYGDNLDVLRRHIPDASVDLIYLDPPFNSSRSYNVLFRESTGAASEAQLEAFEDTWQWAPKTAQIYEEIVTGPHQQVARMLKAMVEGLGHNDVTAYLTMMAVRLVELHRVLKDNGSIYLHCDPTAGPYLRVLMDSVFEPRNFVNEIVWKRSSAHSDVVQGAKHFGRIHDTILFYSKGDERTWKTIYTPYEPEYVDNIYRYVDAGGRRYQTQPLHAAKPGGDTLYEWKGKKPPAGRYWAFSKENMERLEREGRIVYSKTGVPRYKIYLDESSGASAQDLWFDLLPVHNRPKERLGYATQKPLALLERIIAASSNPSDVVLDPFCGCGTAVHAAHKLDRRWIGIDVTHLAIGLVRRRMQDAFPSIAIEVIGEPVDLAGAQELAKRDKYQFQWWALDRLGAQPVAGKKKGADKGIDGVIPFFAGSKEDYKRVIVSVKGGEKVNVGMVRDLVGVLDREKEPVGVLLTLEPPTQPMITEAAAAGIYHNDFWKKNYPRVQILTIEEILAGKRPQTPQAKSPGAQKSPFAKAPTEQEQAEQGELMS, from the coding sequence ATGAAAACAAACGTCCTGTACTACGGCGACAATCTGGACGTTCTGCGCCGCCATATTCCCGATGCTTCCGTTGACCTCATCTATCTTGATCCGCCCTTCAACTCCAGCCGCTCGTATAACGTCCTCTTCCGCGAGTCCACCGGAGCGGCCAGCGAGGCCCAGCTAGAGGCGTTTGAGGATACGTGGCAGTGGGCGCCAAAGACGGCCCAAATCTACGAGGAAATTGTGACCGGCCCGCATCAGCAAGTGGCGCGGATGTTGAAGGCGATGGTAGAGGGGCTAGGACACAACGATGTGACTGCCTACCTTACCATGATGGCCGTGCGGCTGGTGGAGTTGCACCGCGTGCTAAAGGATAACGGCTCCATCTACCTTCACTGTGACCCCACGGCAGGGCCCTACTTGCGTGTTCTAATGGACTCAGTGTTCGAGCCGAGGAACTTTGTTAATGAGATCGTATGGAAACGCTCCTCTGCACATAGTGATGTTGTGCAAGGTGCGAAGCATTTTGGGCGCATTCACGACACAATTCTATTCTACAGTAAGGGCGACGAGCGAACCTGGAAAACCATCTACACGCCATATGAGCCCGAATATGTTGACAATATCTATCGTTACGTGGATGCAGGCGGGCGTCGTTATCAGACACAGCCTCTGCATGCAGCTAAACCGGGTGGCGACACTTTATATGAGTGGAAAGGCAAGAAACCCCCTGCTGGGCGTTACTGGGCGTTCTCAAAGGAGAATATGGAGCGCCTAGAGCGAGAAGGACGAATCGTCTATAGCAAGACCGGTGTGCCGCGGTACAAGATATATCTTGACGAGTCTTCAGGTGCATCGGCACAGGACCTATGGTTCGATTTGCTGCCGGTGCACAACCGTCCAAAAGAGCGCTTGGGCTACGCCACCCAGAAGCCATTAGCGCTCCTTGAGCGAATTATCGCAGCCTCATCCAACCCAAGTGACGTTGTCCTCGACCCGTTCTGCGGGTGCGGTACCGCCGTCCACGCCGCGCACAAACTGGACCGCCGTTGGATTGGCATAGACGTCACGCATCTGGCTATCGGCCTCGTGCGCCGCCGCATGCAGGACGCTTTCCCAAGCATCGCTATTGAGGTCATTGGTGAACCTGTTGATCTGGCTGGCGCGCAAGAGCTAGCTAAACGGGACAAGTACCAGTTCCAGTGGTGGGCGCTGGACAGGCTGGGCGCGCAGCCCGTTGCGGGCAAGAAGAAAGGGGCGGACAAAGGTATTGACGGTGTCATTCCCTTCTTCGCCGGATCGAAAGAGGACTACAAACGGGTCATTGTCTCGGTCAAGGGCGGCGAGAAGGTCAACGTGGGCATGGTGCGTGACCTTGTAGGCGTGCTGGATCGGGAAAAAGAGCCTGTTGGCGTTCTTCTGACGTTGGAACCCCCGACTCAGCCAATGATTACAGAGGCTGCCGCTGCGGGGATCTATCATAATGATTTCTGGAAGAAGAATTACCCGCGCGTTCAGATATTGACCATCGAGGAAATACTGGCGGGGAAGCGGCCACAGACGCCGCAGGCCAAATCGCCTGGCGCGCAAAAGTCACCTTTCGCGAAGGCGCCCACGGAGCAGGAGCAGGCGGAACAAGGGGAGCTGATGTCCTAG